The sequence below is a genomic window from Lolium perenne isolate Kyuss_39 chromosome 7, Kyuss_2.0, whole genome shotgun sequence.
AAAAAAAAGGTATTGTCAGTGTGCGTCAATGGGGGAAATGCCAACTTTTGTAACTCGTGTAAACTCTAGTTAATTCTTAATACCCTCGTAGTATACCATATGCCGCCATGAACTCATGAAGCCTTCCCTTCCGGCACGCATGCACTAGGATTTCCATCACAGCCCCCTTTCTGTCCAAGGACATCAGCTTGCGCCCCAACTGTAGATATGAACTTGTCAGACTAAACCCATGGCAGTTGTTGTATGCTAAACCTTGCAGTGCTGGTAAATCATCAACGAGAAACGCACTATGCTCTAACTTATAGTCGTCCGCAGCGAATCCATCGATCTGGATTGTTGTGTGATGTTTGCTGCCTATATTCTACTACCACCTACTTTGGAGTTCTCATATTAAGCATCATCCCGCTTTGGGGTCCGGGAATGTCACGGTTGAGCCAATGCTTCTCCGCCGTGCAGGATGACCTGATCACGATATTCATATATCGAACATACCGAGTAAGTACCTATCGGACTGCTTTCGAGCGAATCGAGAATCTCGATCAATGGAACCTATTTTTGGTAGGATGGTTATCGAGAAACTAGAAAAGAAGCTTTCACGCAACAGATAAAACAGCTTTATGAATTAATTTGGATTTTATTAGTCTTCAGAAAAAATACCTCAAACGAGTAAACAAAGAAAGGGGGTTTTCCGCCATCCGATGTTAAATCACAGAATAAATGGGATTTGATAGAAAACCCCGGTAACAATGAAAAATATTGAAGGAAACATTATAACAAACTTCAAAGGCATATATATGTTTAGTTAGAATATACCAGTTGGCGACGATACAATGATGGCAGAAGTGAGAAGGGGAAGGGGGTAAGCACACTGGAGAAAGTAGATCAATGGAGTGATTCCACTACTTAGACGAGGCTGTAGGGTGCAAGATGGAATTTCAGGCACCGTTTTTCTGTGTATAATCTGAAAAATATTGTAAGCAATTGAAAAGGAAGGAAaattatatgtcaaggtgaaacaAAACCTAGGAAAAATCAGCAGTCGCGACAAAAAGGAAGGACATACAGTCAAAGTGACATCAACAACTGTGGTGCGAAATATCACATGTCATGTTCTCACACGCCTGTACGTTGTTTCAAAGGTGATTAAGATTGTTTTGCTGACAGAGTAAAGTGATGGCGGATTGGCGGCAACGTACTACACAGGATTACCAACCATGGCTTTCGGGTGCGAAGCTGTGGCAGCTAGCTAGAATCGGATGCAGCGAGTACGTGCTTGGTCTCGCCTCTGCTTGGTCCATTTCTGTTGTGTGACACACACAACTAGCTTATCCTTCTTGGTCGAGCCTCCGACTAGTGATGGAGCGTACACACAGCTTTTCATGCACCTGCCCACGCGCAATGCTGGTTGCACAAATATGCAAGTGATAATTTCTTGCTACTCCTGGCTTCAGCTTTGGCTTTAGCAACCCGGTGCGTGGATGCCTGCTTGGTCTGCATTTATGTTTCGGAGGCAGCTCCCTGGGCAACAAGAATTCTTCACTTCCAGCATATGACAGTTATTTTTTTTCCAAATGGAGGTCGAGAACACGGCTTCTATATCGAAAAGCATACCACATTTATTAAATTTTATTTAAAAAAAAGGTTCAGGAACATCCGTCAAAACACCCGAAGCCATTGCGCAACACCTACAAATCCAATAATGGGGGAGAACATTTCATTAGGAGCTTGTGCCCTAAAAACACAAAGAACACCCAACTAGCTAGGTTCCAGGGGCATCACTGAATCATTCTATGGTATTTTTAAATGATGTTTTGTTTGTCATGCCACGATAACTGAGTTCATTTTAACTCCGTAATTTGACTGAATCGAAATTCAGACAAAAAGAAAATTACATCTTCATGGTCCTATGAATTTGCGGAGAAGACCCCTAGAGAAAATAAGAAAAAAGTAATTAAgttttgctcttcttcttctaccaTATTGTGCAAACAGGGCCTTATTCTCTACCACCCTCGATCAAGCGAATGTGTGAACGCCTATTGGTTTAAATTTCAGTTCAGAACTTTCCATTTCAGTTCAGAGGCAGCTCACAGTACATGGGCACGTGTGTTCATCCCCTCACTAATTTAATTGTCAATCAAGCGGTGTCATTGGATTTTAGTTGTAACCTATAACTAGCACGGATTTTAAGATCACCCCAACAACGAAAATTATTTTTCTCAGTTGCAAACCATGTTGCAACTAGTAAAATCTAAGTTACAACCTCGTGTGCAACTGAAAAAAAAATCTTGGAGAATACTTATTTCTAGTGTGCAAGTAAGCAAAAGCCAGCCTTGTGTTTAATTATTTCTTGTGCACTAGAACATGATAAATGCATGCCAACATTTAACTTGGTAGAAAAAAAAATACACATGGGTATGCAATTACAGGGTATGCCATTGCACATAAATTAGACATAAAATTGGATGACAGAGAATTAAATTAGTTCTAAATCAGCTGAAAAACCAGCCGCGTCCATAGAACAAAGTCTGTATTCCACCTATTTTTTCACTTGACTCATATTCCTTCTTCCCAAACTTTACTTGGCTCACTAAACCCCTTAAATTATTGAGTAAATTCCATTTTTTACTCCTTAGTTTCACATTTTTTACATCAATTCCCCCATTTAACAATTTTTCATCCATATTACCCTATTTAACAAAAGTTTTGTCAGTTTTTACCCTTTTTAAAAATCAGAGAGCCAATCTAAAGAGTTTCTTTTCTAAATGTTTGAGTGAAGCGTTTGGCCGATGGCATGCAACATCGCTCAGTTTCCGCGCCCAAGTAAGCAAGATTGTTAGACGTACGTACATACTACTTTGAGGCAGCAATTGATGACTGGCAGGGGAACTCATCGAGGTGATTGCTGGCTATCTCAGAGCCAAACTAAGTGAATTCCTTTTCTTGGCCGATGGAAAGCTGCTGGTTGTATTAAAATCTCATAGCTAGCAAGCAATGCACAGGTGATGCTGAGAATTGATTAGCCACGTACACCCAACCATGTGTGCTTCTTCTAGTTTCTTGTGAGGCAATAAGATTATATTACATGAGTTGTACACGTGATTATACTTTCACGGCACAATCAAGGCGCATGTTACTCAGTGATATAATCTAGCTCACCTCACACACACATTGGTGTCTTCATTATTTACAGCAAAATGGTGATTATGTACTCCGTACAGGTTGAGGCTTTCTTTGGTCACGGGAAAAATACTCAAGGAAAAGTGTCGACTGACCCACATGAAAAATCATTTGAAAAATCTTATAGAGGGTGAAAATTGACAAAACTTTTGTTAAATGGGGTAATACAGATGAAAAACTATTAAATGGGGTAGTTAGTGTCAAAAAAATCAAACTAAGGGGTAAAAACTGGAATTTACTCTAAATTATAACCAAGTATTCGTTTAACCGTCTTAACCCAAGATTTTTATCGAACTCGTTGAAGCGGGTAAGGGTGGACTATTATTCATAGTTTAGGGTAGTCTAGTGATCCAAGCAAAGTTTTCTTTGGGGGGGGAGGGAGGATGAGCCAAGTGAAAAgttaagggggggggggggggggggcgggggggATATGAGCCAAGTGATAACATTGAGTTTTTTGTTCTTACAAAAATGCTGACATATAATGCACCCGTGGCATAACCTTAATATTACGATGTTGTAATACGATGTGTCATCACGAAGTCTCGATTTCTAGGGCGCTCCTGTGTGAACCAATAGCACTCCATGATTCGTAAATGTACGAAAAACCTTTTAATTTTGTGTGGAGAAAAGTAAAATGTACAAGAGGAAAACAAAGAGGAACTGAGGAAGATGAGAAAATGATATATATAGCTCAACACATTAGAACTCGAGATTCTTAGCACTGTAATTAATTTCCGGGTTGTGGTCGCCACCATAGCTACTGCCCGCATAGCTAAAAATCATAGCCCAAAATCAAAGCAAGAGAAAGATGAGAAAATGATAGCTAGCTCAACACGTTACAAGAAGTCagatgaggacgaggacgagaatCAAACAGCGAATGTCTGGAAGTCTGGATACGCATGTAGCTAGGAACATATTCGTGAGAAGGTCAAGCAGCTACAGGCCGGCCGAAGATCCAGAGGAGGGGGATGACGAAGAGGAAACCGTCGCCGGTGATGACGTGGAACATGTACTGCATGTCGCGAAAGTCGCCCGCGACGCAGGACCCGCCGGTGGCTGCCAGGACCCTGGGGACGACCTCCAGGAAGTGGGCGAGCGTGAACAGACAGAGCAGGTTGGCGAAGCCGGCGAGCCAACACCTGAGGGTGGACGGCGGCGTGATGACGAGCGCCGCGGCGGCCGCGCCCGCCTGCGCTATGGCGCTCCGCAGCAGCAGGCCAGCGTAGTAGCGCAGGTCCATGGTCTCCGCGGCAGTCGTCACGCACTTGGACGGTACCTGCGCGCATGCAGGCGATCATCGGCAACCGTTATTAGTCGGCATTCGATTGCCaacaaggaggaagaggaggaggaggtagatTTGTTACGTAGGGAAAGTCGGCGGGCCTGAGCGTGGAGGCGAAGATGGCGAAGGCAGCAGCGGCCGCGGCGATGACGAGCTGTGCCCGGGCCAGCGCGCCCCGGCACACGTACGGCTGCcaccagcgaccagccggacgtccggcggcggcggcgccaccagCAGCAGCTGGAGGAGCGacgacagcagcagcagcaggaggaggatgcATTCTTGTTCCTTGCTGCCTTTCTTCCCTCTTGCTCGATTACTTTGCGTTTTCTTTCCTCCGTGTATACTACGCTGTGCGTCGCAACGATGCCGGGCTCTCGATATAAATAGCCTCCTCCAGAACCAAAGGCTCTCTTGATTTGCTTACGAGTGGCTGGTGTGGTGGGTGGAGTAAAACGCTACGCTGTGGCCTGTGGGTCGCAACGATCCTTACCTCTGTTATGCAAGTGACAGTGACGCTAGCTCTTGCAGCAAGCTGTGGTGCTGGGAGCGCCATGTgacgccggccggccggccggtgcGAGTCGTCTAAAAGCTTAGACACCATTTTGTTTCAGTTCCCTCGCGGGAATACACAGCTAGCAGCCCGGTTCTTCATCGATCTATTTAACTTTCAGTACTACGTACTGCCCATTCATCGTGAAGTCTTTCACGCGTGTGAGAGTGATCGAGCAAGCGTCGCAACGCGCCAACGCACTCGCAGTGAGAATCGTTGCTCAAATTTGCAATTGATGATAGTTAAAAGTGTGGGAACAGTGGCTGGCTGCAGGCCGGGCGGTAAAGCGTGGTGTGATGTTGCTACTCCTGGCTAGCTTCGGAGGCTGTGGCTTCCGCTTGCTCTCCCTTTTTGTTCGGATGCAGCTGGCAGTGTACACGGCCATGTATATCTTTTTCCTCCAAAGAATGAACTCGTGTCGTGTATCAGTTGTTTCTGGAGGACTAGTGTGAATAGAGGTTCATCGATTACTTATTACACGGAGTGAAAACCAATATCAGCGTCCAAATAAAAGGTAGTGTGCATCATTCTTTTCTGGAAAGAAAATATGCCAACTTAATTGTAAATTCTGGTTAATACTTGATACACTACACAGTATGCCATATGCCAGCATGCACTGTTGGTTTTGGTGTAACGATGCGTACCCTTTCGTCCCATCGGTTGCATGTTATATAGAGTAGGAAAAACCCCCTACGTGGCAGTACATGAGATATACGTGTATAGTCGGAGTACTACTCCGTACATATACACGTACCATATTACATACGCTAACATCCCCCCTTAATCTAAAGCGTGGGAGATTTAGATTACGCTTAAACTCATCTAAGCTTTTTGCAGGAAGTGCCTTAGTGAACCCATCAGCTATTTGGTCCTTGGTGGAGATAAACTTGATAGCAAGATGGTTGTGTGCAACACGTTCACGAACAAAGTGATAATttatctcaatgtgctttgtGCGGGCATGAAAAAAAGGATTTACCGATAGGTATGTAGCGTCCAGATTATCGCACCATAGACAAGGCTTCTCTCGAAGGCGTACCCCAAGTTCACGAAGAAGAGCTTCCACCCATATTAATTCTGTAGCAGCAATTGCCAACGCTTTGTATTCAACTTCAGTGCTAGAACGAAACACAGAATCTTGCTTCCGAGAAATCCAAGAGACCAAATTTGGACCAATGAAAATAGCAAAACCTCCAGTGGAGCGTTGATCCTCAATACATCCTTCCCAATCGGTATCTGAAAAGGCACTAAAAAGTGTAGAAGAAGATTTTCTGAAGGTAATACCGAGCTGATGTGTATTTTTAACATAACGAAGTATGCGTTTAACTGCAGTCCAATGAGCAGTAGTGGGAGCATGAAGATATTGACAGGCCTTGTTTACCGAAAAAGACAGGTCTGGACGGGTAAGAGTGAGGTAATACAGAGCACCAACAATGCTTTGATACTGAGAATTGTCCTCGGGACCAAGAAGAGTACCTTCATGTAATGATAATGGCTCAGATGGAGACAGGGGTGTAGGCGCCGGCTTGCAATCAAGCATGCCAACTTTGGCAAGAAGATCATGTGCATATTTTGCTTGTGTGAGAAGAAGACTATCAGCAGTCCGTTGGACTTCAATACTAAGAAACAAGTGAAGAGCACCCaaatctttgatagaaaagtgagCATTGAGATCCTGAAGCAAGACTGAGATAGCACAATCAGAGGAGCTTGTCACAATAATATCATCCACAATAAATTAGAACAAAGATAGTAACACCAGACTTGTTGTAGAGGAATAATGAGGTATCAGCCTTGGAGGGGATAAAACCAAAATCCTGGAGTTTGGCACTCAGCCGAGAATACCACACTCGAGGAGCTTGCTTGAGTCTATAGAGAGCTTTATTGAGTCTGCAAACATGATGTGGAGCATCAGGATGTTCAAAACCAGGTGGTTGCTTTATGTAGACTttctcttccagaacaccatgaagaaatgcgttcttgacatctagctgccgAAGACTCCAACCACGGGAGACAGCAATAGACAGAACAACTGGACTGAAGGTGTCTTCATAGTCAATGCCATACCTTTTCTTAAAACCTTTTGTAACAAGACGTGCTTTGTAATGATCAATTGTACCATCAGCACGACGCTTGATACGATAAACCCGCTTGCAATCTATCAGATTTTTATTTGTGCTGGAAGGAACAAGATTCCATGTCTTATTTTCCATGAGTGCATTATATTCTTCTTGCATCGCATCACGCCAATGAGGATCACTGAGAGCTGCAGGTAAAGTCCGAGGTTCTCCTGTAGAGGCAAGCATGCCATAGCGAACAGTGTCGTCGGTGTATTTTTCGGTTGTCGAATACCTTGTTGGAGACGTGTACGAGATCGAGGAGGGGCAACAGCAGCAGCCGGCTACGCTGCCGAGGCTCCAGCAGGGGCGCTTCTAGCTGCACTCGTGGGCGTATGAGGCGAGGAAGGCGAGGCGCCACTGCCACGCGCATGGGAGGACAGCGACGTGGCGGGGCTGGGCTGCTCCAGCACCACCGAATCCTCCTCGGGAGCTGGCAACACGATGCGGGAGCCCAGTGATGGTgactgaaaggacgagatgtcgcctagagggggtgaataggcgtttaaaaactcttacggatttggcttgtaagaatgcgaaaTTTAACTactgtttagtttacaagcacaacccctaaatatgctaggctcaactaattgcaacaacaacaacaacaactagagctaagcaagataggcacaatatatatatatgaacaacaagtgatagcaagatataataagtacttcaagctcgatggctatcacaaaggaaagtaagctcgggtatagaaataaccgaggcacgcggagacgaagatgtattcccgtgttcccttcctttgcaaaaggtacgtcacgtttggagaggtggaggtcccacgaaggatttcccaacgccacgaaggctcaccttcttctccgagccaaacccacgaaggataatggccctttccttatggttagcttttcctccactccggagatggcaagctccacaaccaattcacgagctccacgaaggagaagtttgggcctcttcacaatcttccttgaagagatcatcggagcaccaaccgccaagccaactaggaggtctccctccaagagtaacaagctcacggtctctcactcgaaataatcgtggtggagagctcaacattgTGCAagaatgcaaagcaagaacaccaaaggtgttcaaatcctccacactcaaatcccacccaagcaacaaatgctaggatgagattagagaggaagaacaatggagaaaactaacaaatgactccaagatctagatcgcaAGAGTTCCCttcacttagaggaggaatggattggatgaggttgtagatctagatctcctctttcaaatcccccaagaatatgcaagaatcatagaAGGGAATtgagaggaagcaagctcaagaagaTCAACAATGATGGTGAAAAACGTGCCTAAGAACACTAAGACCAATGGGAAAGAAGGCCCCATTTATAGCCCCTccaaaatatgaccgtttgggccaAATTCGAGCCCTGAACCTGGTAGTACCGGAATTATCGGTAGCCAACCCAGTAGGCCGGGCCAGCTACCGGGCTGCCCGGTAGCAGCACTCGGCGTACCGAGTCACATACCGAAAACGCGATAACTttttcatccggactccgatttcgatgatgttgggctcgttggaatcacgagaacgagctctacaacattatgcatagaaacatcatagtccatatATTGAGTAATACAGATAATATAAAAGGTTTTGCCTATATATAAAACATCAAACCAGTAAAACCTCCAACcatgaaaacgcaatagaagatgcatacgaattccattttcgatgaacttgagcttgttgtaaagctagcaacacgctcaagaacctcacatagagaaacaccaagaagcaacaagatttatggaatgcaaagcatgcaaagggttgagctccctaagacgatgtgatcaagttacccaaccgaaagcccctcttgatagtgcggctatgtatcctataacccggtaTCCCAAAAACCactttgagaccggtaaaagggaaACTTAGCAAGGCCAtatctttgccttgcgcatcccgtttGATTTTGATGGTaagtcttcaagcttcactcaagccggaatgcctcacttgatcattgttgcttcgtgaagactcacaaatgctccttcatacaccatgatgggaaagctccattgatgcacatcttcacatgtccattatcaccaaatggatggaaaacttcaagcatatgatcctcttgagttGCTCAACtctaacttgcccaactcaaccttgaggacgatcaccacttgacgccatcctctcatgggctatatgagatctcacttttgatgcatgcccatagaaagatacctaacccacatagaaaaCACAAgaaaacatatatgatgggttagttcataaagcataattgacaaggcttaccataccacatggcttcacgtggcacattcttcatgtttcatgtgttgaccaaacttgaatctattcttcactctttgtattggtcaaccttgtatcttctcatgtttTATCAtattatcttgaggtgtataaagaactcTTCATTAGGTTGCATGCTCTAATCTTAGTCAACCATGGCTCAACTCATGagcctatcatgacaccgacttagagccatatcttgagttcttcacttggaatcaagcactcaagatcttgatcattcattgcttaacacataagctagagcatggctaatattgagttccacataagaactccatcttcatttcttcttcttgatcatatcacatatatatcttcaaatcgatgatcttgatgccaatacacaaggtatatacttatcttcatggcatACATACTTGAatccgacacatggaatacaagtagtacctatggaatattccttcatataaactaaaTGAAAACATTAATCCATAGAGGTTGTcacttaattaccaaaaccacacatataggcaatatacccttacaatctcatgcttacagtccataggggttgtcacttAATTACCAAATGGGAGAAAGCATACGAAAGGTTTATGCTTAAGTAAATAAGGCCTGGAAACATCATGCTTTAAGTTAACATTTTCCTTGAATTTTCAGTTGTCACTAATAGTAATACAGAAATCATAACTAAGGATCTCCTGCACTAAAAGGACCGCAGGAAGAGCCTGCAAAATAACCAAAACAAGTGTTGTACCTGCAGTAAGAAAAAGTAATATAATTTAGAATCACTACTGCAGACAATGAAGCATCATTACCTAACCGACTGAACCATCCCAGTTATATGTGTCACCAATTCCAGATAC
It includes:
- the LOC139829773 gene encoding uncharacterized protein, with the protein product MHPPPAAAAVVAPPAAAGGAAAAGRPAGRWWQPYVCRGALARAQLVIAAAAAAFAIFASTLRPADFPYVPSKCVTTAAETMDLRYYAGLLLRSAIAQAGAAAAALVITPPSTLRCWLAGFANLLCLFTLAHFLEVVPRVLAATGGSCVAGDFRDMQYMFHVITGDGFLFVIPLLWIFGRPVAA